The segment GTAGGCCTTCAGCGTGTCCAGATCTTTGTAGTCGATCTGCTTGATGCCTTCAGCGGTGAAGCGGCAAAACTTACGGCGACGGAAAAAACGTGCCATGGACTAGCTCCTTAAAACGTGCAGTGAATAAAATCAGGCAGTTTCTTCTTCTTCAGCGCGCGGTTTTTCTTCGCGACGCGGACGTTTTTCTTCTGCCGGTTTCATCATCGGGGAAGCTTCAGTAACAGCTTCTTTGCAGCGAACAACCAGGCTGCGGATAATGGCGTCGTTGTAACGGAAGATATTCTCGATCTCGTCGAGGGTCTCGCCGCTACATTCAACGTTCATCAGCACGTAGTGGGCTTTGTGGATCTTGTTGATCGGGTAAGCCAAGTGACGGCGGCCCCAATCTTCTAGACGGTGCACAGTGCCGCTGTTTTCGGTAACGATGCTGGTGTAGCGCTCAACCATCGCCGGCACCTGCTCGCTTTGATCCGGGTGGACCATAAACACGATTTCGTAATGACGCATGGGATCT is part of the Halomonas alkaliantarctica genome and harbors:
- the rpsF gene encoding 30S ribosomal protein S6 — protein: MRHYEIVFMVHPDQSEQVPAMVERYTSIVTENSGTVHRLEDWGRRHLAYPINKIHKAHYVLMNVECSGETLDEIENIFRYNDAIIRSLVVRCKEAVTEASPMMKPAEEKRPRREEKPRAEEEETA